The following coding sequences are from one Bufo bufo chromosome 2, aBufBuf1.1, whole genome shotgun sequence window:
- the LOC120990301 gene encoding extracellular superoxide dismutase [Cu-Zn]-like, with translation MRCALYLSVIFFISICFGIKADVEEPCQPENLTDLSKKVNELWVTLLNGIPLWSNSDGTIHAICNLQPNPKLDAAELQITGKALFKQIYPNGKLEAVFTLHGFPEDVNQTMRAIHIHSYGDLSNGCDSTGGHFNPHSVNHPGHPGDFGNFRVRNGKIQQHLTNLEPTLFGPFSAIGRSIVVHKLADDLGKGNNQASLENGNAGTRLACCVIGSTTSSIWDNYIQENASQKSPRVSRRVSKVRKAKI, from the coding sequence ATGCGTTGTGCTCTTTACCTGAGTGTTATATTCTTCATCTCAATTTGCTTTGGGATCAAAGCAGACGTGGAAGAACCCTGCCAACCTGAAAATTTAACGGATCTATCCAAAAAAGTGAATGAGTTATGGGTCACTCTTCTGAATGGAATTCCACTTTGGagcaattctgatggaaccatcCATGCCATATGTAACTTACAACCAAATCCAAAACTGGATGCAGCCGAGCTCCAAATCACAGGCAAGGCGTTGTTTAAGCAAATCTATCCAAATGGCAAGTTAGAAGCAGTCTTTACTCTGCATGGATTTCCTGAGGATGTCAATCAAACCATGAGAGCCATTCATATCCATAGCTATGGTGACCTTAGCAATGGCTGTGACTCTACTGGTGGGCATTTCAATCCCCATTCTGTAAATCACCCCGGCCACCCTGGAGATTTTGGTAATTTTCGTGTCCGAAATGGGAAGATCCAACAACACCTTACAAATCTTGAACCTACGCTCTTTGGACCGTTTTCTGCAATCGGAAGATCAATTGTTGTCCACAAGTTGGCAGATGACCTTGGTAAAGGCAATAACCAGGCCAGCCTGGAAAATGGAAATGCCGGCACACGTCTTGCTTGCTGTGTTATCGGTTCCACCACAAGCAGCATTTGGGATAATTACATTCAAGAGAACGCAAGCCAAAAGAGTCCAAGAGTCTCAAGACGTGTTAGCAAAGTACGAAAAGCCAAAATCTGA
- the LOC120990302 gene encoding extracellular superoxide dismutase [Cu-Zn]-like → MGSMFYPTFILYIYAFCGGSTGTLPTEESQILTVMFQKVNDIWNTFLVGIPIQNNPDNYTYGACTLQPNPSLNASEAKITGLVMLKQTYPNGKLEAYFTIQGFPLNSNGSNRAIHIHSFGDVSNGCESTGPHYNPFSVNHPMHPGDFGNFEVQDGKIKKHLTNLEATFFGPYSVFGKAIVVHKMADDLGKGNNQASLETGNSGIRVACCVIGSSNKASWDKFTTFYENF, encoded by the coding sequence ATGGGCTCCATGTTTTACCCCACCTTCATCTTATACATATATGCCTTCTGCGGTGGGAGCACAGGGACACTGCCCACAGAAGAATCACAAATATTGACAGTCATGTTCCAAAAGGTGAATGACATATGGAACACATTCCTCGTTGGAATTCCCATCCAAAATAATCCAGACAACTATACATATGGGGCATGTACTCTGCAACCAAATCCAAGTCTGAATGCGAGTGAAGCCAAAATCACAGGATTGGTCATGCTCAAGCAGACATATCCCAATGGAAAGCTTGAAGCATACTTCACTATACAAGGATTTCCCTTGAATTCAAATGGATCTAACAGAGCAATTCATATCCATAGCTTTGGGGATGTAAGCAATGGCTGTGAGTCTACTGGTCCACATTACAACCCCTTTTCCGTAAATCATCCTATGCACCCAGGGGACTTTGGGAATTTTGAAGTGCAAGATGGGAAGATCAAGAAACATCTGACAAACCTTGAAGCTACATTCTTTGGTCCATATTCTGTTTTTGGCAAAGCCATTGTCGTTCACAAGATGGCTGATGACTTAGGCAAAGGCAATAACCAGGCCAGTTTGGAAACTGGGAATAGCGGCATACGTGTTGCTTGTTGTGTGATTGGTTCCAGTAACAAGGCCAGCTGGGATAAGTTCACCACATTTTATGAAAACTTCTAA